Below is a genomic region from Mesorhizobium sp. NZP2298.
GCAGAAACCCGAGCGGGGCCACTCTGTCGCGCTCCTGGATCGTTCTGTCCAGCAGAATATCGTTCCGGTTGACAGAACTTGCTAACATCTGCTTGAACTCGATCACGGGTCTGTGAATGCAGGCACGTTTGGCAGGCACCGGAGGAGGTGTCGTGATTTGGAGGAATCCCATGCTGAACAGACGCAGATTTTTGATGAGCACGGCGGCGGCAGGCGCTGCCGGCCTTGCAGGACTTCATCTCACTCCCGCTTTCGCCGATGGCGCACCGCAGATCCAGATTTTCGTGCCGGCGGCACCCGGCGGCGGCTGGGACCAGACAGGGCGCACGATGGACCAGGTGCTGCGCTCAGAGAAGCTGATCTCCGGCTCGCAGATCACCAATGTCGGGGGCGCCGGCGGCACGGTCGGGCTGCCGCAGTTCATCAGCCAGTGGAATGGCAAGGGCAATTCGCTGATGGTCGCCGGCATGGTCATGGTCGGCGCCATCATCGCCAACAAGGCCGCCAACAATCTGACGCAGGTGACACCGATCGCCCGTCTCACCGGTGAATTCGAAGCCCTGGTGGTGCCGGCGGAATCGCCGTTCAAGACCGCCGCCGATTTCGTAGCCGCGCTCAAAGCCGATCCGACGAAGGTTCCCGTGGCCGGCGGCTCCGCCGGTGGCTCCGACCACATCCTGTTCGGCCTGATCGCCAAGACCGTCGGCGTTCCGGCGACCAGCCTTTCCTATGTCCCGTTCGCCGGCGGCGGCGAGGCCTTGTCGGCGCTGCTCGGCAACCAGGTGGCGGCCGGCATCTCCGGCTTTGGCGAATTCTCCGAACAGGTCAAGGCCGGTGCGCTCAGGCTGCTCGCCATCTCGGCCGACAAGCGCCAGGACGGCATCGACGCGCCGACGCTGAAGGAAACCGGCATCGATGTCGAACTGTTCAACTGGCGCGGCGTTTTCGCGCCTCCCGGCGTGTCCGACGCCGACAAGGCGGCGATGATCACGCTGGTCGAGACCATGGCCAAGAGCGATGCCTGGGCCAC
It encodes:
- a CDS encoding Bug family tripartite tricarboxylate transporter substrate binding protein; the encoded protein is MLNRRRFLMSTAAAGAAGLAGLHLTPAFADGAPQIQIFVPAAPGGGWDQTGRTMDQVLRSEKLISGSQITNVGGAGGTVGLPQFISQWNGKGNSLMVAGMVMVGAIIANKAANNLTQVTPIARLTGEFEALVVPAESPFKTAADFVAALKADPTKVPVAGGSAGGSDHILFGLIAKTVGVPATSLSYVPFAGGGEALSALLGNQVAAGISGFGEFSEQVKAGALRLLAISADKRQDGIDAPTLKETGIDVELFNWRGVFAPPGVSDADKAAMITLVETMAKSDAWATECKNRNWTPILLTGDDYAKFVAEDSARIEAILKDLGLA